In bacterium, the following are encoded in one genomic region:
- a CDS encoding DUF1385 domain-containing protein, with product MNIGGQAVIEGVMMSSPHYYAIALRLKDGEIIVKKETKSKWTEKLFFSKVPLVRGVFVLLDTLVIGIKSLTYSADIFSRESVEKDSNQRAEKLKANPWMLAGTMIFSLVVGFFLFFVLPLGITEYLRREVLTFESPFLFNLVDGAIRISIFLLYILVISFLKDIQKLFQYHGAEHKAAYAYEAGNELKIENVRKHAILHPRCGTSFLLVVMVLAVFVFSLFKPTTILEKFLMRLALLPFIAGIAYEIIKLVARFRTRTLVKFLIAPNLWLQRLTTRQPSDGQIEVALAALKGVLEAEKRESDVIR from the coding sequence ATGAATATCGGTGGTCAGGCAGTAATTGAAGGGGTAATGATGAGTTCCCCTCACTACTATGCTATTGCCTTACGTTTGAAAGATGGAGAGATTATAGTAAAGAAGGAAACAAAAAGCAAATGGACTGAGAAGTTATTTTTCTCGAAAGTCCCTCTCGTGAGAGGAGTATTTGTCCTCTTGGACACATTGGTAATTGGCATAAAAAGTCTGACATATTCTGCAGATATTTTCTCCAGGGAAAGTGTGGAGAAGGATAGTAACCAGCGCGCGGAAAAATTGAAGGCTAACCCCTGGATGTTAGCGGGCACGATGATTTTCTCCTTAGTAGTCGGGTTTTTTCTTTTCTTCGTTTTACCGCTGGGGATTACAGAATACCTGCGACGCGAGGTGTTGACGTTTGAAAGTCCTTTTCTTTTCAACTTAGTTGATGGAGCAATTAGAATATCCATTTTTCTTTTATATATTTTGGTGATATCTTTTCTTAAGGATATCCAGAAACTATTTCAATATCATGGTGCTGAACACAAAGCAGCTTATGCTTATGAGGCTGGCAATGAGTTAAAAATAGAAAATGTCCGAAAGCATGCTATTCTCCATCCTCGCTGTGGTACGAGTTTCTTATTAGTAGTGATGGTGCTGGCAGTTTTTGTATTTTCACTTTTCAAACCCACTACAATTCTTGAAAAGTTCCTGATGAGATTGGCACTGTTACCTTTCATTGCGGGTATTGCTTATGAAATAATAAAATTGGTTGCCCGATTTAGAACTCGTACACTGGTTAAGTTTCTGATTGCTCCTAATCTATGGCTCCAGAGGCTGACTACAAGGCAGCCCTCGGATGGACAGATTGAGGTGGCTTTAGCAGCTCTAAAGGGAGTTCTGGAAGCTGAAAAAAGGGAATCTGATGTTATACGTTAA